A stretch of Noviherbaspirillum cavernae DNA encodes these proteins:
- a CDS encoding NAD(P)/FAD-dependent oxidoreductase — protein MNTSRNRFDVVIIGGAIMGSSVAYFLKQRDPALEVAVIEPDPTYEFASTLRASGGARRLFSCPENIEMSNFSIDFIKRFPQDMAIDSEPAHIGWIEQGYLFIVNDANMPMLEDNAKTQTALGAEIRLLDRDGLRQQFPSMFVDDLAGGAWSPGDGWCDPNSFLQGMRKKAKSLGVETIRDKVVSLAHDKTAVRSASLESGRTLSAETFVNAAGAWSSGISAMAGMPLPISPLRRFEHYFTGHRKIEPLPYVKDLARLAFRPEGQGYSGGLVNSDEPRGFNFDVDHDYFERVVWPALAHRFPAAFEGVKCHRTWSGLYEQCELDGNPIIGNWQGRLENFYVVSGFSGHGMMHAPAAGRGIAELITAGRFETIDLARFGYRRVEENVPYRERGIL, from the coding sequence ATGAACACTTCCCGAAACCGTTTCGACGTCGTCATCATCGGCGGTGCGATCATGGGCTCCAGCGTGGCGTACTTCCTCAAGCAGCGCGACCCGGCGCTGGAAGTGGCGGTCATCGAGCCCGATCCGACCTACGAATTCGCCTCCACGCTGCGCGCTTCCGGCGGCGCGCGTCGCCTGTTTTCCTGCCCGGAAAACATCGAGATGTCGAACTTCAGCATCGACTTCATCAAACGCTTTCCGCAAGACATGGCAATCGACAGCGAGCCCGCGCACATCGGCTGGATCGAGCAAGGCTATCTGTTCATCGTCAATGACGCGAACATGCCGATGCTGGAAGACAACGCGAAGACGCAAACCGCACTCGGCGCGGAAATCCGCCTGCTCGACCGCGATGGATTGCGCCAGCAATTCCCGTCGATGTTCGTCGACGACCTCGCGGGCGGCGCATGGTCTCCGGGCGATGGCTGGTGCGATCCGAACAGCTTTCTGCAAGGCATGCGCAAGAAGGCGAAGTCGCTCGGCGTCGAAACCATTCGCGACAAGGTCGTGTCGCTTGCGCATGACAAGACAGCGGTCAGGAGCGCGTCGCTGGAATCAGGCCGCACGCTGTCGGCCGAGACCTTCGTCAACGCCGCCGGCGCGTGGTCGAGCGGCATCAGCGCGATGGCCGGCATGCCGCTGCCGATCAGCCCCTTGCGCCGCTTCGAACACTACTTCACCGGCCATCGCAAGATCGAGCCTCTGCCGTATGTGAAAGACCTCGCCCGCCTCGCCTTCCGTCCCGAGGGACAAGGCTACTCCGGCGGCCTCGTGAATTCCGACGAGCCGCGCGGCTTCAACTTCGACGTCGACCACGACTACTTCGAGCGCGTCGTCTGGCCCGCGCTGGCGCACCGCTTCCCCGCCGCCTTCGAAGGCGTCAAATGCCATCGCACCTGGTCCGGCCTGTACGAGCAATGCGAACTCGACGGCAATCCGATCATCGGCAACTGGCAGGGCCGGCTGGAGAACTTTTACGTTGTGAGCGGATTTTCCGGGCACGGCATGATGCATGCGCCGGCAGCCGGGCGCGGCATCGCGGAACTGATCACGGCGGGACGTTTCGAGACGATTGATCTTGCGCGCTTCGGCTATCGCCGTGTGGAAGAGAACGTGCCGTATCGTGAGCGTGGCATTCTCTAA
- a CDS encoding benzaldehyde dehydrogenase, with amino-acid sequence MTTTVPSAIADSRAWEGKALSHGWSETAGGRHDVIEPATGKVLHTVGLANPQDIAEAAKRAKAAQPKWEATPFEERAAILRRAADILERSGDAMKPRFIRETGSVPPKVDFELGLGIGMLREAAALLTQPHGLLLPSTANRMSIGRRVPHGVVGVIAPFNAPMALSTRAVAPALALGNTVVLKPDPQTTYAGGYVLAAALLEAGLPEDCLYVLPGGVDAGEALVTDPNVSMISFTGSTNAGRRVGELASRHLKRVTLELGGKNSIIVFDDADLDVAASNVAWGCYLHQGQICMTTGRVLVQKSIAEEFIKRLAEKAEHLPVGDPATAHVALGPVINQRQLQRIDSIVKDTVAAGATLRAGGSYEGLFYRPTVLTDVKPGMRAYDEEVFGPVTSIVTFETEDEAIALNNDTEYGLSCGVLTKSLERAMYVAHRVKTGKVHINDQTVGDEPWVPFGGMGASGNGGRHGGPANWEEFTQWQWITIQDKATAYPF; translated from the coding sequence ATGACCACCACGGTACCGAGTGCAATTGCAGATTCCCGCGCATGGGAGGGAAAGGCCCTGTCGCACGGCTGGAGCGAAACCGCCGGCGGACGCCATGACGTGATCGAACCCGCGACCGGCAAGGTATTGCACACCGTGGGACTGGCCAATCCGCAGGACATCGCCGAAGCGGCGAAGCGCGCCAAGGCCGCGCAACCGAAATGGGAAGCGACGCCGTTCGAGGAGCGCGCCGCGATCCTGCGCCGCGCCGCCGACATCCTCGAACGCAGCGGCGACGCAATGAAGCCGCGCTTCATCCGCGAGACCGGCAGCGTGCCGCCGAAGGTCGATTTCGAACTGGGTCTCGGCATCGGCATGCTGCGCGAAGCGGCGGCCCTGCTGACGCAGCCGCACGGACTACTGCTGCCCAGCACCGCCAACCGCATGAGCATCGGCCGCCGCGTGCCGCATGGCGTGGTCGGCGTGATCGCACCGTTCAATGCACCGATGGCGCTGTCGACGCGCGCGGTCGCACCGGCGCTGGCGCTTGGCAATACCGTCGTGCTGAAACCCGATCCGCAAACCACTTACGCCGGTGGCTACGTCTTGGCGGCGGCGCTGCTGGAAGCCGGCCTGCCGGAAGACTGCCTGTACGTGCTGCCGGGCGGCGTCGATGCCGGCGAGGCGCTGGTCACCGATCCGAACGTGTCGATGATTTCCTTCACCGGCTCCACCAATGCCGGCCGCCGCGTCGGCGAACTGGCGAGCCGCCACCTGAAGCGCGTCACGCTGGAGCTGGGCGGCAAGAATTCGATCATCGTGTTCGACGACGCCGATCTCGACGTCGCCGCCTCGAACGTCGCATGGGGCTGCTACCTGCACCAGGGCCAGATCTGCATGACGACCGGCCGCGTGCTGGTGCAGAAGAGCATCGCCGAGGAATTCATCAAGCGCCTCGCGGAGAAGGCGGAACACCTGCCGGTCGGCGATCCGGCCACCGCGCATGTCGCGCTCGGCCCGGTCATCAACCAGCGCCAGCTGCAGCGCATCGACAGCATCGTGAAGGACACCGTGGCGGCGGGCGCGACCCTGCGCGCGGGCGGCAGCTACGAGGGACTGTTCTACCGCCCGACCGTGCTGACCGACGTCAAGCCCGGCATGCGCGCCTACGATGAGGAAGTGTTCGGCCCGGTCACGTCCATCGTCACCTTCGAGACGGAAGATGAAGCGATCGCTCTGAACAACGACACCGAGTACGGCCTGTCGTGCGGCGTCCTGACGAAGTCGCTGGAGCGTGCAATGTATGTCGCGCACCGCGTCAAGACCGGCAAGGTGCACATCAACGACCAGACCGTCGGCGACGAACCATGGGTGCCGTTCGGCGGCATGGGCGCTTCCGGCAACGGCGGCCGGCACGGCGGCCCGGCGAACTGGGAGGAATTCACCCAGTGGCAATGGATCACGATCCAGGACAAGGCGACGGCTTACCCGTTCTGA
- a CDS encoding LEA type 2 family protein: MSIARNALLLLLVFGMLLFGGCASLQRHEPIEVIMVGVEPLQGEGLELRMLVKLRIQNPNDVPLDFNGVSVVMDVQGKRFATGVSDAGGSVPRFGETIVAVPVSISVFRIARQVMGVVTNEYRGKLAYEMTGKLAGPAFNSLQFKSSGEFTLPSEIFESGK; the protein is encoded by the coding sequence ATGTCAATTGCTCGGAACGCGCTGCTCCTACTCCTTGTCTTCGGAATGCTTCTATTTGGTGGCTGTGCCAGTCTTCAGCGTCACGAACCGATTGAAGTCATCATGGTGGGCGTCGAGCCGCTTCAAGGTGAGGGATTGGAGTTGCGAATGCTGGTCAAGCTGCGCATTCAAAATCCGAATGATGTACCGCTGGACTTCAACGGTGTGTCAGTCGTGATGGATGTGCAAGGCAAGCGCTTCGCTACTGGCGTGAGCGACGCCGGTGGCAGCGTGCCGCGCTTTGGCGAGACCATCGTTGCCGTTCCGGTAAGCATTTCGGTATTCCGCATCGCGCGTCAGGTCATGGGCGTCGTGACCAACGAATACCGTGGGAAGCTTGCGTACGAGATGACCGGAAAACTCGCCGGACCCGCGTTCAATAGTCTGCAATTCAAGTCGTCCGGGGAGTTTACGTTGCCCTCAGAAATCTTCGAGAGCGGCAAGTGA
- a CDS encoding MFS transporter — translation MTVIHSDIPARLDRLPWSRWHWRVVIALGVAWVLDGLEVTLVGSIGGVLERPDTLALTAAQIGWAGSLYVGGAVVGALVFGRLTDRLGRKRLFLATLSVYMLATLATAFSPDFAFFAACRFITGLGIGGEYAAINSAIDELIPARVRGRVNLAINGSFWIGTALGAALSLVLLDPRVLGPVVGWRAGFVLGALLAVAIVLVRRNVPESPRWLLTHGRAAEAQRIIERIEAEVAQQCGTLPAVTGSIAFPAHAAPSLRQVARVLLHRYRRRSVVALALMISQAFFYNAIFFTYALVLTRFHHVPEGRVALYIFPFALGNVLGPLLLGPLFDQVGRRRMIALTYVLSGIGLALTGWAFMQGWLDARSQAWCWSAVFFLASAAASSAYLTVSEVFPLEMRAVAISVFYAVGTGAGGFAAPVLFGMLIETGNRGAVAVGYGIGAALVVFAGLLALRFAVDAERKPLEEVAAPLFASTEQEE, via the coding sequence ATGACAGTGATACACAGCGACATCCCTGCCCGGCTCGACCGCCTTCCGTGGTCGCGCTGGCATTGGCGCGTGGTCATCGCGCTCGGCGTGGCGTGGGTGCTCGACGGACTGGAAGTGACGCTGGTGGGTTCCATCGGCGGCGTGCTGGAAAGGCCCGACACGCTCGCGCTCACTGCTGCCCAGATCGGCTGGGCGGGCTCGCTCTACGTCGGCGGCGCGGTGGTCGGGGCGCTGGTGTTCGGTCGGCTCACCGACCGGCTGGGCCGCAAGCGGCTGTTTCTTGCCACGCTGTCGGTCTACATGCTGGCCACGCTGGCGACGGCGTTCTCGCCGGATTTCGCGTTCTTCGCGGCATGCCGCTTCATCACCGGGCTCGGCATCGGCGGCGAGTATGCGGCGATCAATTCCGCGATTGACGAATTGATCCCGGCGCGGGTGCGCGGCCGGGTCAATCTGGCCATCAACGGCAGCTTCTGGATCGGCACGGCGCTCGGCGCGGCGCTGAGTCTGGTGCTGCTGGACCCGCGCGTGCTTGGTCCGGTCGTCGGCTGGCGTGCCGGTTTCGTGCTCGGTGCGCTGCTGGCGGTGGCAATTGTGCTGGTGCGGCGCAACGTACCGGAAAGCCCGCGCTGGCTGCTCACGCATGGCCGTGCCGCGGAGGCGCAACGCATCATCGAGCGCATCGAGGCCGAGGTCGCGCAACAATGCGGCACGCTGCCCGCCGTCACCGGCAGCATCGCCTTCCCGGCGCATGCCGCGCCATCGCTGCGGCAGGTGGCGCGGGTGCTGCTGCATCGCTACCGCCGGCGCAGCGTGGTGGCGCTGGCGCTGATGATTTCGCAGGCGTTTTTCTACAACGCGATCTTCTTCACCTATGCGCTGGTGCTCACGCGCTTCCATCACGTGCCGGAAGGCCGGGTCGCGCTCTACATCTTTCCCTTCGCGCTCGGCAACGTGCTGGGCCCGCTCCTGCTTGGACCGCTGTTCGATCAGGTCGGGCGGCGCAGGATGATCGCGCTGACCTATGTGCTGTCCGGCATCGGACTCGCGCTGACCGGCTGGGCGTTCATGCAAGGCTGGCTCGATGCGCGCAGCCAGGCGTGGTGCTGGTCGGCCGTCTTCTTTCTGGCATCGGCGGCCGCCAGTTCGGCGTATCTGACGGTCAGCGAAGTGTTTCCGCTGGAAATGCGCGCGGTCGCCATCTCGGTCTTCTATGCGGTGGGAACAGGCGCGGGCGGATTTGCCGCGCCCGTCCTGTTCGGGATGCTGATCGAGACCGGCAATCGCGGCGCGGTGGCGGTCGGTTATGGCATCGGCGCGGCGCTCGTCGTGTTTGCCGGCTTGCTGGCATTGCGCTTTGCGGTGGATGCGGAGCGCAAGCCGCTGGAAGAAGTGGCTGCGCCTCTCTTCGCGTCCACGGAGCAGGAAGAATAA
- a CDS encoding LysR substrate-binding domain-containing protein, with protein sequence MNSLHMANLDLDLLRTFIAVAESGGFTSAARRLHRTQSTVSQQILRLEDSAGAVLFDRSSRLVVLTEEGERLLGFARRILKLNDEAFEVLANGLAEGVLRLGVPEDFTTQMLTRVLAGFARRHPQLRLDVTSDLSARLLHAYDMQELDIVLVKQLVGSRTAIASWPERLRWIDSRVHPAFARDPVPLAVFPQRGMYRDDMIEALNASGRRWRISYCSTSLTSLQAAVADGLGISLLPARAVTRRHRIIGPRSGLPVVNTVELALHCRPDASPAVRQLADCLIALCQSIQD encoded by the coding sequence ATGAATAGTTTGCACATGGCCAATCTGGACCTCGATCTGTTGCGCACCTTCATTGCGGTTGCCGAAAGCGGCGGATTCACGAGTGCGGCGCGGCGGCTGCACCGGACGCAGTCCACGGTCAGCCAGCAGATTCTGCGTCTGGAGGACAGCGCGGGCGCGGTCCTGTTCGACCGCAGCAGCCGGCTCGTGGTGCTGACGGAGGAGGGCGAGCGCCTGCTGGGTTTTGCGCGGCGCATCCTCAAGCTGAATGATGAGGCATTCGAGGTGCTGGCAAACGGCCTCGCCGAGGGCGTCCTGCGGCTGGGCGTGCCGGAGGACTTTACGACGCAGATGCTGACGCGGGTGCTGGCCGGCTTCGCGCGCCGGCACCCGCAGTTGCGGCTGGATGTGACGAGCGATCTGAGCGCGCGTCTGCTGCACGCCTACGACATGCAGGAACTGGACATCGTGCTGGTGAAGCAGCTGGTCGGCAGCCGCACAGCCATCGCCTCGTGGCCGGAGCGGCTGCGCTGGATCGACAGCCGCGTGCATCCGGCATTTGCGCGCGACCCGGTGCCGCTCGCGGTCTTTCCGCAGCGCGGCATGTACCGCGACGACATGATCGAGGCGCTGAATGCGAGCGGCCGCCGCTGGCGGATCAGCTATTGCAGCACCAGCCTGACGAGCCTGCAGGCGGCGGTGGCCGATGGTCTCGGCATCAGCCTGCTGCCGGCGCGGGCAGTGACACGCCGGCACCGCATCATCGGTCCCCGCAGCGGCCTGCCGGTGGTCAACACCGTGGAACTCGCGCTGCATTGCCGTCCGGATGCGAGTCCGGCGGTGCGGCAGCTGGCCGATTGCCTGATCGCGCTGTGTCAATCGATTCAGGATTGA
- a CDS encoding branched-chain amino acid ABC transporter permease codes for MDLSLFADLIVNGLVIGGIYAVIAIGLNMQYGLMRILNIAHGEFLMIGAFLMFTLHTVTGMSPLLFLPVVVLICFAAGLLLHRLVFKRLSATSKSLDQVEERSLIVGFGLMFILQNVASLVWGADLRGYDFMSEPVKYGGVIVTQNRLLVLFLALVASVGLIVLLQRTLLGKAVRGMLQSPLGAWLVGIDTQRLHPFMFALGIAMAGLAGALLSMIYEVSPSIGESYTVMALIVITLGGLGSIAGSFAAAMLLGLVESFGTHFTNPSLKMLLSYGIFVLILMTRPKGLFAK; via the coding sequence ATGGATCTCTCCCTGTTTGCCGACCTCATAGTCAACGGGTTGGTAATCGGCGGCATCTATGCCGTCATCGCCATCGGGCTGAACATGCAGTACGGCCTGATGCGCATATTGAACATCGCCCACGGCGAATTCCTGATGATCGGGGCGTTCCTGATGTTCACCCTGCACACGGTCACCGGCATGAGTCCCTTGCTCTTCCTGCCGGTCGTCGTGCTGATCTGCTTCGCGGCGGGACTGCTGCTGCATCGCCTCGTGTTCAAGCGCCTGTCCGCGACCTCGAAGTCGCTGGACCAGGTCGAGGAGCGCAGCCTCATCGTCGGCTTCGGCCTGATGTTCATCCTGCAGAACGTCGCGTCGCTGGTCTGGGGCGCCGACCTGCGCGGCTATGACTTCATGAGCGAGCCGGTGAAGTACGGCGGCGTGATCGTGACGCAGAACCGCCTGCTGGTGCTGTTCCTCGCATTGGTCGCGAGCGTCGGCCTGATCGTGCTGCTGCAACGCACGCTGCTCGGCAAGGCCGTGCGCGGCATGCTGCAATCGCCGCTCGGCGCGTGGCTGGTCGGCATCGACACGCAGCGCCTGCATCCATTCATGTTTGCGCTGGGCATCGCAATGGCCGGACTGGCCGGCGCGCTCCTGAGCATGATCTACGAAGTGTCGCCGTCCATCGGCGAGAGCTACACCGTCATGGCCCTGATCGTCATCACGCTCGGCGGACTCGGCAGCATCGCCGGCAGCTTCGCCGCCGCCATGCTGCTCGGGCTGGTGGAAAGCTTCGGCACCCACTTCACCAATCCATCGCTGAAGATGCTGCTGAGCTACGGCATCTTCGTCCTGATCCTGATGACAAGACCAAAGGGACTGTTCGCCAAATGA
- a CDS encoding GntR family transcriptional regulator → MDTQTARLVVALRDMIMKGEFPGGERLVEAVLSERLQASRTPVRSALLMLEQQGLVQRAQGGGYVVRKYTAREISEAIAVHANLEGMCARLVAEQGVSRSLSDELQACLDEGDRALSPSELDMDAIAAYLAANTRFHKLIVDASGNEVLKQCMEMLDRIPFASAGGMLPFQSKLPHSDDLMRFAHRQHHMLVEALRRGQSARAQALAEEHRQIALMNLKHATEHAEGDADDVLPVLRLDLIS, encoded by the coding sequence ATGGATACCCAGACGGCGCGGCTGGTCGTGGCGCTGCGGGACATGATCATGAAGGGCGAATTCCCCGGCGGCGAACGGCTGGTCGAAGCCGTGCTGTCGGAACGCCTGCAGGCATCCCGCACGCCGGTGCGTTCCGCGCTGTTGATGCTGGAGCAGCAGGGGCTGGTGCAGCGCGCGCAGGGCGGCGGCTACGTGGTGCGCAAGTACACCGCCCGCGAGATTTCCGAAGCTATCGCCGTGCATGCCAATCTCGAAGGCATGTGCGCGCGCCTCGTCGCGGAGCAGGGCGTGTCGCGCAGCCTGAGCGATGAATTGCAGGCCTGCCTGGACGAGGGCGACCGCGCCCTGAGTCCTTCCGAACTCGACATGGACGCCATCGCCGCCTACCTTGCGGCCAACACGCGATTCCACAAGCTCATCGTCGATGCTTCCGGCAATGAAGTACTCAAGCAATGCATGGAGATGCTCGACCGCATCCCGTTCGCGTCCGCGGGCGGAATGCTGCCATTCCAATCGAAACTGCCGCACAGCGACGACCTGATGCGCTTTGCGCATCGCCAGCATCACATGCTGGTGGAGGCGCTGCGCCGGGGACAGAGCGCGCGCGCGCAGGCACTGGCCGAGGAACATCGGCAGATCGCGCTGATGAATCTGAAACACGCCACCGAACATGCCGAAGGCGACGCCGACGACGTGCTGCCGGTGCTGCGGCTCGACCTGATTTCATGA
- a CDS encoding ankyrin repeat domain-containing protein, with protein MLTLLFVLPSFTHASTPAMDQELIQAAEQGDLPTVQGLLRAGRDIEARDRSGRTALLAATQHNHEAVAEALIKAGADVNAQDRQRDSAYLLAGARGYLGILRLTLAHGADLKSTNRYGGTALIPACERGHVETVRTLIAAGVKVDHVNNLGWTGLLEAIILGTRGDAQTKIVRMLLDAGANPALADKDGVTPLQHARQRGYHDIAQMLINAGAR; from the coding sequence ATGCTGACTCTGCTGTTTGTCCTTCCCTCTTTCACTCATGCAAGCACTCCCGCAATGGACCAGGAACTGATTCAAGCCGCAGAACAGGGTGACCTGCCGACCGTGCAAGGTCTGCTGCGCGCAGGCCGCGACATCGAGGCGCGCGACCGGAGCGGCCGCACGGCCCTGCTGGCAGCGACGCAGCACAATCACGAAGCCGTCGCCGAGGCGCTGATCAAGGCCGGCGCCGACGTCAACGCGCAGGACAGGCAGCGCGACAGCGCCTACCTGCTGGCCGGCGCGCGTGGCTATCTCGGCATCCTGCGTCTGACGCTAGCGCATGGTGCCGATCTGAAAAGCACCAACCGCTACGGCGGCACGGCACTGATCCCGGCCTGCGAACGTGGACACGTGGAAACCGTGCGCACCCTGATCGCGGCCGGAGTCAAAGTCGATCATGTCAACAACCTCGGCTGGACCGGCCTGCTGGAAGCGATCATTCTCGGCACGCGCGGCGATGCGCAGACGAAGATCGTCCGCATGCTGCTCGACGCCGGTGCCAATCCTGCTCTCGCCGACAAGGATGGCGTCACGCCGCTGCAGCACGCGCGCCAGCGCGGCTATCACGACATCGCGCAAATGCTGATCAACGCGGGAGCGCGTTGA
- a CDS encoding amino acid ABC transporter substrate-binding protein, which translates to MKKTFTARRRAIVTALAAAIAAPAISFAQSADKPVRIGYTMSRTGPYAPGAQVSQEPNYVLWAQQVNAAGGLSVKGQKRKVELVAYDDRSEIETAVRTYEKLMGSDKVDLILPPWGSAMNFAIAPLANRYGYPFLAPTALSRKLIDMQLPYFFSLLQQPDKMMGALVDMLKANNVKTIAVVYMDDLFGIENMASLRLALRGTNIQIIESKSYPLGVKDLSPVLKSIKAMNPDAFIGITYPPDTILASTQSREIEFNPKFFYASVGTAFPLYKQRIGANAEGVLGMGSWNSKVTPEAKVYFDAHTSQMKKEPDRWASGHAWAGLEILQQSVDKVGLDRKALRDYIANNEFNTILGKIRFSRGENASVPGTVGQWQNGEFEVVWPQARATAKLVTAKPAWK; encoded by the coding sequence ATGAAGAAGACGTTCACCGCCAGACGCAGAGCGATCGTCACTGCGCTCGCCGCCGCCATCGCCGCACCCGCCATCAGCTTTGCGCAATCCGCCGACAAGCCCGTGCGCATCGGTTACACCATGTCGCGCACCGGTCCGTATGCGCCCGGCGCGCAGGTGTCGCAGGAGCCGAACTACGTGCTGTGGGCGCAACAGGTCAATGCCGCCGGCGGCCTGTCGGTCAAGGGCCAGAAGCGCAAGGTCGAACTGGTCGCCTACGATGACCGCAGCGAAATCGAAACCGCCGTGCGTACCTATGAAAAGCTGATGGGCAGCGACAAGGTGGACCTGATCCTGCCGCCGTGGGGCTCGGCCATGAACTTCGCCATCGCGCCGCTGGCGAACCGCTACGGCTATCCCTTCCTCGCGCCGACCGCGCTGTCACGCAAGCTGATCGACATGCAGCTGCCGTACTTCTTCTCGCTGCTGCAGCAACCGGACAAGATGATGGGCGCGCTGGTCGACATGCTGAAGGCGAACAACGTCAAGACCATTGCCGTGGTTTACATGGATGACCTGTTCGGCATCGAGAACATGGCATCGCTGCGTCTTGCATTGCGCGGCACCAACATCCAGATCATCGAGAGCAAGAGCTATCCGCTCGGCGTGAAGGATCTGTCGCCAGTGCTGAAATCGATCAAGGCGATGAACCCGGATGCCTTCATCGGCATCACCTATCCGCCCGATACCATCCTCGCGTCCACACAGTCGCGTGAAATCGAATTCAATCCGAAGTTCTTCTACGCCTCGGTCGGCACCGCGTTCCCGCTCTACAAGCAGCGCATCGGCGCGAATGCGGAAGGCGTGCTCGGCATGGGCTCGTGGAACTCGAAGGTGACGCCGGAAGCGAAGGTGTACTTCGACGCGCACACGTCGCAGATGAAGAAGGAGCCGGACCGCTGGGCCAGCGGCCACGCATGGGCCGGCCTGGAAATCCTGCAGCAATCGGTGGACAAGGTCGGCCTCGACCGCAAGGCGCTGCGTGACTACATCGCCAACAACGAGTTCAACACCATCCTCGGCAAGATCCGCTTCAGCCGTGGCGAAAATGCCAGCGTGCCGGGTACGGTCGGGCAGTGGCAGAACGGCGAGTTCGAGGTGGTGTGGCCGCAAGCGCGTGCGACGGCGAAGCTGGTGACGGCGAAGCCGGCGTGGAAGTAA
- a CDS encoding cyanate transporter, with product MALSAPGGDTLAAPASARKFAQRTVERSGVWLLLLVLVSLNLRPLLTSVSPLLPDIRSATGMGFQTASMLTVLPMVAMGIVGLAGARIGSRIGDRHGISAGLLAIAIACACRWFAGSAATLVFSAALAGVGIALIQALIPGVIKHNHATRISAVMGLYSAAMMGGGLLGAIVGPWSAQLSGDWHLGLGMWAIPAAFTLLLWTAVRVPMPPFGKVGTGSATANPRPMRPMYRNARAWLLAIYFGWMNCAYTSLIAWLPPFYVERGWSMQSSGALLGAMTAAQMVASIVLPLLAARGTDRRPWLAAGFLAQFAGFAGLIAGADRFAFVWVSVLGFGLGGLFALCLILALDHLKDPRRAGALAAFVQAIGYLISAAGPIVTGFIRDLTGSFVAAWIMLACSVVALLCITLRFNPATYQSTMHGME from the coding sequence ATGGCCTTGTCCGCACCCGGCGGGGACACGCTCGCGGCTCCGGCGTCCGCTCGAAAGTTCGCGCAGCGGACAGTCGAGCGCAGCGGCGTCTGGCTGCTGCTTCTGGTGCTTGTGAGCCTGAATCTGCGGCCGCTGCTGACCTCGGTCAGTCCGCTGCTGCCCGATATCCGCAGCGCCACCGGCATGGGCTTTCAGACAGCCTCGATGCTGACGGTGCTGCCGATGGTGGCGATGGGCATCGTCGGTCTGGCCGGTGCCCGGATCGGCAGCCGGATCGGCGACCGCCATGGCATATCGGCGGGCCTGCTCGCGATCGCCATCGCGTGTGCCTGCCGCTGGTTCGCCGGCAGTGCCGCCACGCTCGTCTTCAGCGCCGCGCTGGCGGGTGTCGGCATCGCGCTGATCCAAGCCCTGATTCCGGGCGTGATCAAGCACAACCATGCGACGCGCATATCCGCCGTGATGGGGCTGTATTCCGCCGCGATGATGGGCGGCGGCTTGCTGGGCGCAATTGTCGGCCCGTGGAGCGCGCAACTATCGGGCGACTGGCATCTCGGCCTCGGCATGTGGGCGATACCGGCCGCGTTCACGCTGCTGCTGTGGACCGCCGTGCGCGTTCCCATGCCGCCCTTCGGCAAAGTCGGCACAGGCAGCGCCACCGCGAACCCGAGGCCGATGCGGCCCATGTACAGGAATGCCCGCGCATGGTTGCTCGCGATCTATTTCGGCTGGATGAATTGCGCCTACACCAGCCTCATTGCATGGCTGCCGCCGTTCTATGTCGAGCGCGGCTGGAGCATGCAGAGCAGCGGCGCGCTGCTGGGCGCGATGACCGCGGCACAGATGGTCGCGAGCATCGTCCTGCCGCTGCTCGCCGCGAGAGGCACCGACCGCCGCCCCTGGCTGGCGGCCGGCTTCCTGGCGCAGTTCGCGGGCTTCGCCGGATTGATCGCCGGCGCGGACCGCTTCGCGTTCGTCTGGGTATCGGTGCTCGGCTTCGGCCTGGGCGGCCTCTTCGCGCTGTGCCTGATCCTCGCGCTCGACCATCTGAAAGACCCTCGCAGGGCCGGCGCGCTGGCCGCATTCGTGCAGGCCATCGGCTATCTCATCTCCGCCGCCGGCCCGATCGTGACGGGATTCATTCGCGACCTCACCGGCAGCTTCGTTGCCGCATGGATCATGCTCGCCTGCTCGGTAGTGGCACTGCTGTGCATCACGCTGCGCTTCAATCCGGCAACGTACCAAAGCACCATGCACGGGATGGAGTGA